From the genome of Rathayibacter sp. VKM Ac-2759, one region includes:
- a CDS encoding FadR/GntR family transcriptional regulator, translating to MDDGGAMDDSGATDESATDRGPVEPGSTAPARRSDTRPPSSRSQTDVVVDEIKAMIISGELKPGSRLPIEKDLAALLGVSRSPLREGVRALAMMGVLESRQGDGTYVTSLDASLLLAPLGFLVDLQAPDEAANLASVRRLLEVEAAARATLRITPEQISEAEELLESIAGIVDAPVEGHHGEIMDVDIRFHRLIARAAGNSALEALIEAFASRTVRARTWRSLTEQGVVPRTHREHHDIVRALASGDPDRARLAMSVHLIEVEDFMAAHPEAR from the coding sequence ATGGACGACGGGGGTGCGATGGACGACAGCGGCGCGACCGACGAGAGCGCGACGGACCGCGGACCGGTCGAGCCCGGAAGCACCGCTCCTGCACGCCGGAGCGACACGCGACCGCCGTCCTCGCGGTCGCAGACCGACGTGGTGGTCGACGAGATCAAGGCGATGATCATCAGCGGCGAGCTGAAGCCCGGGTCGCGGCTGCCGATCGAGAAGGACCTCGCCGCGCTGCTGGGCGTCTCGCGGAGCCCCCTGCGCGAGGGCGTGCGGGCGCTCGCGATGATGGGCGTGCTCGAGAGCCGGCAGGGCGACGGCACGTACGTGACCTCGCTCGACGCCTCGCTGCTGCTCGCTCCGCTGGGCTTCCTCGTCGATCTGCAGGCACCCGACGAGGCGGCGAACCTCGCGTCGGTGCGCCGGCTGCTCGAGGTGGAGGCCGCCGCGCGGGCGACCCTGCGGATCACTCCGGAGCAGATCAGCGAGGCCGAGGAGCTGCTCGAGTCGATCGCCGGCATCGTCGACGCCCCCGTCGAGGGGCACCACGGCGAGATCATGGACGTCGACATCCGGTTCCACCGCCTGATCGCCCGCGCGGCCGGCAACTCCGCGCTCGAGGCCCTGATCGAGGCCTTCGCGAGCCGCACCGTGCGGGCCCGCACCTGGCGCAGCCTCACCGAGCAGGGCGTCGTGCCCCGCACCCACCGCGAGCACCACGACATCGTGCGCGCGCTCGCCTCCGGCGACCCCGACCGCGCGCGGCTCGCGATGTCGGTGCACCTGATCGAGGTCGAGGACTTCATGGCCGCCCACCCCGAGGCCCGCTGA